The Methanosarcina barkeri MS DNA window TATTGGAAAATCCTGTACCATCAGGTTTTCCCCAGAAGTTGCCTCCTATGTAAGGTCCGCCCACAATATTAGTACCTGCGGTTTTTTTGGTATTATATGTATTTCCTATCCCATTTCTAATAGTCATATTAGTGTCATTGAAGTAATTGTTGTAAATCTGGTTAGTGTCGCTTCTGGGGCAAACATAAAGCCCATAAACACTATTATCTTGAACAGTATTACCTGAAAATGTGTTGCCGTCAGAGTTACCAACATGGATTCCACGACCGTTATTAAAAGCCGTATTTCCTGAAAGGGTATTGTCTGTAGCAGTCCCAAGTACAATTCCATATTCCCTATTGTTCGTAGCTATATTCTTTGAGATCTTATTTTCTTTGCAACGCAGGAGATATATTCCGTAACAGTTGTTCAAAAGTTTATTGTTCTCAACTATGCAGTTACTACACGAAGACAGACAAATTCCTGCATTGCCAGATCGAGTTGCTCCTACAGCCTTAAATCCAGTTATTTTTATGTTGTCTCCCTGTAAGAGGAACACACTGGCCCCCGAACTTTTGGCTTTGATTATCGTATTATCAGGATTTCCGGATTCTGACCTAATTGTAAGATCATCTTTAGTTACTATAATATTTTCAGTATATATTCCGGGTTTTACAGTAATTATATCGCCGGAAGACGAACTATTCACAGCATTTTGAATAGAGTCTCCTGGCTGCACTATAATCTCAGCCGCAGCTCCAAGACTTGATATTAATGATAATATGAAAATAGCTACTAATATAGTGGTTAATTTTTTTATTTTAATTCCTCCATCCATTAAAATAAATTTTAGGTGAAACTTTCATTGTAAATAAAGGGGGTTTACACTGAATACCTACGTGAATGCACGAATGAAAAAGTATTCTCTTATTCAAAGAATTTGTTCATCTTTTGTAAGACTCTTTAAGTAAATTTCATTACTTGAGCTGAAATTCGAATAATAAGATATAAATATACTGGAATATGTTATATTGAATAAATTAAAAATATAAAAAATATTATCCATGTAATTTATTTGTATTCGGATAATCCAGGTCACTTAACTTAATAGAATATCTTATTTATAGGCTATTAACTTATTTTTATTTATCAAATATTTATTACTTTCAAAATAAGGGCGGCTTAGATTTTAGTTGCCCACATAAAAAAACAATAGCCTTCGAAAACGATAAAAATAAGTTTCTCACTGGAATTAAAACTGGCTTTAAGTTAGTAAGCGTAGAATTACTCAAATATGATTAAGTCCAAAATTAATGTATCCAAATTTAGATTAAAGATAAAAACGAAAGTATTTATTATCGTCATCTACGAAACAATATACAAAAAGGGGATGAAAAGTTGGGTGTAGAAGCCACTATTAAAGAAATTGCAGGTGAACTTGAGAGAATAGCGAATACTAAAACCGTAGTTGGAGACCCAATTACTGCTGCTGGGAAAACAATTATTCCTATTTCAAGGATTACAATGGGTTTTGGAGCAGGTGGGGGAGAAGGCAAGAAAGACACTGAGTCGGGATATGGCGGAGGTGGAGGGGCAGGCGCGAAGATAGAGCCTGTGGCATTTATTATGCTTTCTGAAGAAGAAGCTCGGATCTTCCGGCTCTCTGGACGAAGCGATGCCGGTTCAATCCTTAGCTCAATTCCTGATCTTGTGCCTGAGATTATGGACAAGCTCAAGGGCATGAGAGGTAAGAACAAAAAAGAAGAGGAATTGCAGGAACAGGAAGTTAAAGGAAGGGAAACTCCGGAAAAGGAAACTGTAGAAGGACCCGAAATCAAGGTCGAAGAAGAGGGAT harbors:
- a CDS encoding GerW family sporulation protein, with product MGVEATIKEIAGELERIANTKTVVGDPITAAGKTIIPISRITMGFGAGGGEGKKDTESGYGGGGGAGAKIEPVAFIMLSEEEARIFRLSGRSDAGSILSSIPDLVPEIMDKLKGMRGKNKKEEELQEQEVKGRETPEKETVEGPEIKVEEEGCFH